One genomic window of Cannabis sativa cultivar Pink pepper isolate KNU-18-1 chromosome 2, ASM2916894v1, whole genome shotgun sequence includes the following:
- the LOC133035091 gene encoding probable pectinesterase/pectinesterase inhibitor 41, producing MKVMASSKQNLITLFFFYFFFFASSLNINPENSSPTSTTTAETICNSTPYPSECISNLLPPQKLGTVRDFCIHFIHKSLTTTQQFLSLLNSYLNRHRHRHGADDFLTIPLLSEPIIGALQDCHLLAELSLETLSKTYQTLNSTNNNLINSFELAEEFHTFLSAVLTNTQTCLEGLEEVVGDSPSNPLTKVISVALSGGTKLYSISLALFKHGWVDDVSYNNNQPSTSAIVGGRRGKRLLQVGLGGVLVGESVVVNRNGTGNFSTINAAVAAAPNRSANSNITSYFVIYVAGGVYEEYVSIPSNKMNLMLIGDGINQTLITGNRSVVDGWTTYNSATFAVVSQGFVAINITFRNTAGAIKHQAVAVRNGADLSAFYSCSFEGYQDTLYAHSLRQFYRDCDIYGTIDFIFGNAAVVLQNCNIYPRKPLPRQFNAITAQGRSDPNQNTGTSIQNCNIRAAQDLVTANNSTRTFLGRPWGEFSRTVFMQSYMDSVIDPVGWREWSGNFSLATLYYAEFNNSGPGSNTSSRVKWPGYRVISTSLEVVNFTLSSFIMGDSWLPTTGVPYTNGLL from the exons ATGAAGGTTATGGCTAGTTCCAAACAAAACCTCATCACTCTATTCTTCTtttacttcttcttctttgctAGCTCATTAAACATTAATCCAGAAAACAGTAGTCCTACTAGTACTACTACAGCTGAAACCATATGCAACTCTACTCCATATCCATCTGAATGCATATCCAATCTACTCCCACCTCAAAAACTCGGCACCGTACGAGATTTTTGCATTCACTTTATCCATAAATCCTTAACAACCACACAACAATTTCTTTCACTTCTAAACTCATACCTAAACCGACACCGTCATCGTCATGGTGCTGATGATTTTCTCACAATACCACTACTGTCGGAACCAATCATTGGAGCACTCCAAGATTGTCACCTTCTCGCAGAGCTAAGCCTCGAAACATTATCAAAAACATACCAAACTCTCAACTCCacaaacaataatttaataaacagcTTTGAATTAGCCGAAGAGTTTCATACTTTTCTCAGCGCAGTTTTGACCAACACACAAACTTGCCTGGAAGGCCTCGAAGAGGTTGTGGGGGACTCTCCATCTAATCCCCTTACTAAAGTCATCTCGGTCGCTCTCTCTGGTGGGACCAAGCTTTATAGTATATCTCTAGCTCTTTTCAAGCACGGTTGGGTTGATGATGTTAGCTATAATAATAATCAACCATCGACGTCGGCCATAGTAGGGGGCCGCCGTGGAAAGAGGCTGCTTCAGGTGGGTTTGGGAGGTGTTTTAGTGGGTGAGAGTGTGGTGGTTAATCGAAATGGAACTGGAAATTTTAGTACTATTAATGCGGCAGTGGCCGCAGCGCCTAATAGGTCAGCTAATAGTAACATTACATCTTACTTTGTAATTTACGTGGCTGGTGGAGTTTACGAGGAGTATGTTTCTATACCAAGTAACAAAATGAATTTGATGTTGATTGGAGATGGTATTAACCAGACTCTGATTACTGGGAACAGAAGCGTCGTTGATGGTTGGACCACATATAATTCGGCAACATTTG CCGTAGTTAGCCAAGGGTTTGTGGCCATAAACATAACGTTCAGAAACACGGCGGGAGCCATCAAGCACCAGGCGGTGGCCGTGAGAAACGGCGCTGACTTGTCGGCCTTTTACAGCTGCAGCTTCGAAGGGTATCAAGACACCTTATACGCCCATTCCCTCAGGCAATTCTACCGAGACTGCGACATTTACGGCACTATTGACTTCATATTCGGTAACGCCGCCGTTGTGTTGCAGAACTGCAACATCTATCCGAGGAAGCCACTGCCCAGACAATTCAATGCCATTACAGCCCAAGGCCGGAGCGACCCCAATCAGAACACCGGAACTTCGATTCAGAATTGCAATATAAGGGCTGCTCAAGACTTGGTCACGGCTAATAATAGTACTAGAACGTTCTTAGGAAGGCCGTGGGGGGAGTTTTCAAGAACAGTGTTTATGCAATCTTACATGGATAGCGTAATTGACCCAGTTGGTTGGAGAGAGTGGTCAGGAAATTTCTCTCTGGCGACTCTGTATTATGCAGAGTTTAATAATTCAGGGCCCGGATCTAATACCAGTAGCAGGGTTAAATGGCCGGGTTACCGTGTCATAAGTACTTCTTTAGAAGTTGTTAACTTTACTTTGTCAAGTTTTATTATGGGAGATTCTTGGTTGCCGACAACTGGGGTGCCTTACACCAATggattactttga